The following DNA comes from Candidatus Cybelea sp..
CACGACGGCGCTCAGCCTTGGGACTGTGCCGAAGACGACGTTCTGCCTCACATCGAGCGCGATGTCGCCCCACACGTCGGCGCCCGTCCTTATGGCATTGCCCGTCCGCTTACCGGCCTCGGTGAACTCCACCAGCGCCGGCCGAGAGTCGGCGTCCCGAGCGATCAGCAGCGTTCCGGCGTTCGTCGCCTTGATGCCGTTGGTCGACCATGCGTCTTGAGGAAACAGGTAGTATCCGGACTCGCGCCCCCTTCGCCAACCCACGGTCGCTGCGAACGGCGAAAGCCCGATGTAGCCAGTCGCGAAGATGTTGCCCTTCGTGTCGCAGGTTACGTAGGACTCGAGGCCTTCGCGCCCGCTCTGTTGAGCCTCGAGCCTCCGCGCCGGCTTTTTGTGGCCGGGCGGATACACGGCAACACCACCGAGGCTGAGGTCGTCGGCGACGAACGCCGTGCCGTTGCCGCACACCGCGACGTCGTTGGGCTGATTCACATCCTGCAGCGTCCGCGTCGGCTTCTTGGAGCCGCGGGCAAAGACCAGGACGTTGTTTGCTCCAGGATTGGCGACCCACAGGTTGTGCTGCGCGTCGACGAAGAGGCCGGCGGGCGCACTCACGCCCTTTGTCAGCACGTACAGAAGCAGACCGTCGCGGTTGAAGACGTCGACGAAACTGTTCGCATGGTCTGCAACGTACACGAGCGTCTTGCGCGCGCCCGCTGTTCCGGTGAAACTCGCGACGTGCAGCGCAGAAGAGCCCGGCTGCACCGGGTTCGTGCCAAGTCCGCCGCCGCATGCGGCGATTCCGGCAGAGAGGGTGAAGGCCACCAGAAGAGTTTGAGTACGAGCGACGGCAAATCGCGCAAGTTTCACGTAGCGCCTCCAAAGCGGGCTTTAAATCGATCGAGTTATTTAACTCCAGGAAACGACGATTTTTCCGTTGCCGGCCGGTGCCATCCCAGGCGATTCGTGAACGCTGCCCGCCGGTTTTTCGACGAACGAGGAGCCGCCGCCGCCGCCTCCGGTCGAACTGCCTGCGCCGGTGAGGGAACAGCAGCCGCCGCTGCCGCCTCCGCCGCCCCCTTCATATCCGCCGCCTCCGCCGCCGCCGTCCCCGACGCAACCGCTGCCGCCCGCGCCGCCGTCGAGCAGCGCGCCTGCACTGCCTTCGGTGCCGGCGCACCCCGGACTGCCGCCTCGCGACGAACCCTCGTTTGGCCCGCCATAGCCGCCGTCGCCGCCGAACGTTTGCGAGCCACCGCTGCCGCCGCCGCCGCCGTCGCACTGACCGCTCCCGCCACCCTTACCGGTCTTGGGGGCGCCGCCGCCACCGGCTCCGCCGTAGCACCAGTAGTAACCGCTGCTGCTGCTGGCCCAGTTGAAACTCTCGCCTGCGCCGCCTCCGCCTCCAGCAACAACGATGCGATCCGCCAGTGCACCCTTTCCAGTGCGCACGTCCGAGCTGCCGCCACCACCGTAAGTTCCCGCGCCGCCGCCGTTAAAGCCGCCATGGGCGCTTTTTGCCTCCCCGCCCACGACAACCGTTAGCCGCTGCCCCGATTTGACGGAAACCGTGGCCTCTACCAAGGCTCCGCGCCCGCCGTGGCGCCGTCTGCTACCGGCACCGCTTGCACCGTCGGCGACGATCGACAGTTGCGTCACGCGTGGCGGCACGGTGAACGTTTGCGCCGCACCGGTGAACTTGAAGGTTTGCGAATGCTGCGGATTTGCGGTTGGAGGAGTTATCGGAGAGCCCGCGCTCCCACTGCAGTCGGAAAGCAGCATGGAGGCAGCGCATATACTCAGCGCACCGCGGCGAAGATCGGAGTTCTTCATCGGCGTACTCCCTCGTGCTAAATGGAGTTCGGCGTGGAGCCGCGATTACCGCTGCGCTCCAAACCAGGTCGTTAATGCCTCCGCGAGGGCATCATCGGTTCCATCCCCAACCCACGCGACGTATCCGTCCGGGCGGATCAGGACCGCCGCGGGCGCAGTGACTGCACCAAGCACGGGCAACTCCCAGGCACCGTTGTGTTGTGCATCGACGCGTTTGACTCGTTCCGCCCACGGCGTGATGTCGAGGCTCTTCGGGTTGCTGAGGTTCAGCAGCGCCGGGCGCGCATCGTGCAGCAGGGTGAATACGCGCAGGATACCGGCTGCAGTGATCAGGTCGAGATCGGGCACGCGGCGTCCGAGCAGCGGGTGTCCATTGCCAAGGTCATAATGAATATCGAGGCCCGATAGCATCCCGGCAATATGTTTTCGGGGCTCCTCCATAATGAGGAGTTCGGAGATGATATCACGCAGGGCACGAGGCCGCGCCTCATCGCTGCGAAGCGGAATCGACGCCATCGCGTGGCGCAATGCGCGCGCTCCTACGGGGTGTCGCTCGGTGTGATACGTATCCAGAAGGCTCTCGGGTGACGTTTGCTTCACCACCTGGGCCAGTTTCCATCCGAGGTTCACCGCGTCTTGAACGCCGGTGTTGAGACCTTGTCCGCCATCGGGCGGATGAACGTGTGCGGCGTCGCCGGCGACGAGCACTCTGCCATTACGATATGCCGCCGCCTGCCGCGTCGTATCGGTGAAGCGCGAGATCCACGTCGGACTGTGGGCTCCAAAATCGGTCCCATAGGCGGCGACGAGCCCTTCTCTAAGATCCGCAAGCGTCGCTTCGCTCGTACGAAGGTCACGCTCGGTTATCAAAACTCTCACCGTGTCGCCATTCTCCAACTTGCTGAGCGCATGGATACCAGCAGCGTCGCGACGGATACCCCACTGCGGCGGCTCATCCGCCAGTTCGACTTCGGCGACGATGTTGCTCGTCGTCGGATCCAATCCGGGGAAGTCGATGCCGGCCGCTTTGCGTACGACGCTGCGGCCGCCGTCGCATCCAACGAGATACTCGGCTCGCGCCACGGCGGCGTCCGACAACTCCACCTTGACGCCGGCGTCATGTTGCGTGAGCCCGGTTATTTCGCAAGCGCGATAGACTCGGACCGCGAGCTCTTCGATCCAGCCGGCGAGAATGCGCTCGAAATGGTTTTGCCGGAGCGCCAAACCGTAGTTGTGCCGCGTGGGAAAATCACTGATGTTCAACGTCGTATCGGCGAATCGCGCAACCTGGGCGGTATACCCTTGCGAGAGAAAGCGATCGGCAACCCCGCGCTGATCGAGGACTTCGATCGTGCGTGAATGCAGTCCGCCGGCACGCGAGCCGGCAAGTTCAGGCGTAGGACGGCGCTCGACGATCGCAACGTCGATGTCGGCCAGCGCCAACTCCGCCGCTAACATCATCCCCGTCGGGCCTGCGCCCGCGATTAGCACCGCATGCTCGGTGATCGGCATTTGTTGACTGTACGCCAAGCTCGGGGGCTTGCGGCAAGCCCCCCGAGTTGCGGTATAATAACGATGGTAGGCAGAGGACGCCTACGATGCGCGCGAGGCCCGGCAATTGCCCGGGCCGAATCCGAGTGACGATGGCAAAAGCAGCAGTAGACGCGTTTACGGGTTTCTCGCCGCAAGCACTCAAGTTTCTTCGCGACTTGAAGAAGAACAACGACCGTGAGTGGTTTGCGTCGCGCAAAGATCTCTACGAACGCGAGTGCCTGGCGCCGTTGCGAGCTTTGACGGTTGACCTCGCAAGCGCCCTACGCAAAGCGTCGATCCCGATCGACGCCGATCCTTCGCGCGTCGGATTTCGCATCTACCGTGATGTGCGATTTTCGCCCGACAAAAGCCCGTACAAGACCAACCTTGGAACGTATCTTCCCTACCGCGGCCTACGGGGTTCCCCCGGCGGTCTCTACATCCACGTGGCGCCAAAGGAATCGTTCGCGGTCGCCGGCTTCTACCAGCTCGAGAAAGAGCCGCTTCAGCACTGGCGGGAAGCGATGGCCTCGGATCCAAAGCGCTTTCAAAGCGTATTACGTGCCCTCGAACGCAACGGGCTCGCACTGTCGGAGGGAGAACGTGCGCTCAAGCGGATGCCTCGCGGATTCGAAGCGCTCGCCGGGAGTCCGATCGCGGCCTATTTCAAGATCGCGACGTTCATGGTCAGTGAGAAACTCTCCGACGCGGACATCGGCGACTCCGGCTTAATCGCACGGAGCCTTGCGTTGGTCAAGAAGGCGAAGCCTTTGCTGCAGTACGGCTGGAGCCTGTTCGCAGCTAGCGCGGCTCGCTAGGGAAGACTTTAACGGTAGAGTTATCGACGAGGTGGGAGGCGCCGCACGCCTCACACTGTACCGTGTTGTTCTCCAACATGGTCGCGTCGAACGCAGCGAGGGTTCCGAACACGATTCCGGAAGGGACGAGTTTGCCCGTTTTGGGGCATTTAATCATCGCTTGGACCATTTTGTTGCAGCCTCAGCCTTTCTCGAAAAGGGTCGTTTGGCTAGAAGTATATTCCCCAGACATTACCGCTTCCTCACGTGAGGGCACCCCGCGGCGGATCTTCGGAGCCGCCCTCATCGAGTAAACGTATTCGATTCGACGCGAGGTCGCGAGCGGTACTCTCCCACTGGGCTCGAAGCCGCGGCGTCTCGGCGCGATACCGCTCGTTGATCGTGGTTAAGCTAAGCGCGCGCGAGCGCGCGACCAACGATTCAAACGGAGTGTACGCATGCGGATACCGGCGGCGCATGAGCTCGACCACGGGCGTCAGCCGGTCCCATGCGCGAAGGCACGGCGAAGCAACGATCGAAACGATCGGAAATTCTCCCACCATTCCAGTATGCACGAGCAATCCGAGGCCGTTGAAGAAGTGCATAACGAGAAGCTCGCAGTGGGTTGCCGCGGTCGCGCTGCCTTCGGCGATGTCGCGAACGTACGCCGGTTCTTTTAAGCGGGCGGGCAGCTCTTTGTAGACGAAATCGAGCGCCAATGCAAACTCTTTCGCATTAAGGGTCTCGAAGATCTTCTGGACCAATTCGGCTTCCTGATGGCGGCGCAGGCCGCTTAGCTGGGCATAGGCGAACACTGCGCCGATCGCGATGACGATAAACTGACCGATCGCCGCAAAAGCCGAAATCTGTAACCACACCAACATTTACGTCACTCCATAACCGTCGTGGAAGACATTCAGGCCGACTCGACCGCGGCCAGGGCCTCGCCGGCGCCGCGCGCAGCGGCGCGCCGTAATGAGTGACGATGCGAGCTTCAATGATCGCTCGGCTTCGGCAGGTTTGCCGTGCACGGTCAGCGGCATGGTTAATGCCGAGGGGTTAGAGAGCCCAAACGTCGTTTCCTCGGAGACTACGGGGCGCAACTGTCCGGGTGAACTGGCGCACCGTCACTGTGAGCGTCCGGCGCTTCGCGCTACAATGCCGGTGAGGGCCTTGCGACCCTGCCGTTCGTGAAGTTGGAGAGATAAAAATGCCCGAAAAGAGTAAGTACGATCGCCTCGGCTTCTTACGTAACACTGGAATGGCCCTCGCCGGTGCCCAGCTGGCCGGGGCGCGGCCCGCCAACGCGCAAGTCGGAAAACTGCTCGCCGCAAATCTGCCGGCGAAGCCGGGCGCGCATACGTCGTTCGCCTCGCGCAAGCAGATCGATGCGGGTTTGCTCAGCGTTGGCTATGCCGAAGCCGGCCCCGCAGATGGCCCTCCCGTAATTCTATTGCACGGTTGGCCGTACGACATTCACAGCTACGTCGACGTCGCGCCGTTGTTGGCGGCGGCCGGCTACCGTGTGATCGTTCCTTATATGCGCGGCTTCGGCTCGACTAGTTTTCGTTCGGCTTCGACCTTCCGCAACGGCCAGCAAGCGGTGATGGCCGTGGACGTTATCGCCCTGATGGATGCGCTCAAAGTCAA
Coding sequences within:
- a CDS encoding FAD-dependent monooxygenase; protein product: MPITEHAVLIAGAGPTGMMLAAELALADIDVAIVERRPTPELAGSRAGGLHSRTIEVLDQRGVADRFLSQGYTAQVARFADTTLNISDFPTRHNYGLALRQNHFERILAGWIEELAVRVYRACEITGLTQHDAGVKVELSDAAVARAEYLVGCDGGRSVVRKAAGIDFPGLDPTTSNIVAEVELADEPPQWGIRRDAAGIHALSKLENGDTVRVLITERDLRTSEATLADLREGLVAAYGTDFGAHSPTWISRFTDTTRQAAAYRNGRVLVAGDAAHVHPPDGGQGLNTGVQDAVNLGWKLAQVVKQTSPESLLDTYHTERHPVGARALRHAMASIPLRSDEARPRALRDIISELLIMEEPRKHIAGMLSGLDIHYDLGNGHPLLGRRVPDLDLITAAGILRVFTLLHDARPALLNLSNPKSLDITPWAERVKRVDAQHNGAWELPVLGAVTAPAAVLIRPDGYVAWVGDGTDDALAEALTTWFGAQR
- a CDS encoding DUF2461 domain-containing protein: MAKAAVDAFTGFSPQALKFLRDLKKNNDREWFASRKDLYERECLAPLRALTVDLASALRKASIPIDADPSRVGFRIYRDVRFSPDKSPYKTNLGTYLPYRGLRGSPGGLYIHVAPKESFAVAGFYQLEKEPLQHWREAMASDPKRFQSVLRALERNGLALSEGERALKRMPRGFEALAGSPIAAYFKIATFMVSEKLSDADIGDSGLIARSLALVKKAKPLLQYGWSLFAASAAR